In the Populus trichocarpa isolate Nisqually-1 chromosome 1, P.trichocarpa_v4.1, whole genome shotgun sequence genome, one interval contains:
- the LOC18094823 gene encoding protein IQ-DOMAIN 6, with protein sequence MQALVRGHTRVRAQTVSMLENKAAQNSLTEYMSQTDLSEQAEKGWCDSPGTVDEVTEKLQMRKEEPLREREQLHIPSLDRNQDLAQAHIVEGQASQHCLLRISHRITAALDGAVWTIG encoded by the exons ATGCAAGCTCTTGTCCGGGGTCATACTCGAGTAAGGGCTCAGACTGTGAGCATGCTTGAAAATAAAGCTGCACAGAACTCGTTGACTGAATACATGAGCCAAACTGATCTCTCCGAGCAGGCGGAG AAAGGATGGTGTGATAGTCCAGGAACAGTGGATGAGGTTACGGAAAAGTTACAAATGAGGAAAGAGGAGccattaagagagagagagcaattGCATATTCCCTCTCTCGACAG AAATCAAGATCTTGCGCAAGCCCATATTGTAGAAGGACAAGCAAGTCAGCATTGTCTCTTAAGAATCAGTCACAGAATAACAGCAGCCCTGGATGGAGCGGTCTGGACCATTGGATGA